TCAAAATCAAAACCATTTCTTGCTAGTAAAGCAATATCCTTTTTGTAAAATAGGGCTCTATTATCCTCTACTCTCGCTGGTCCAATTCTCTTTTTTTTACATATTTTTATTCCAGAAAAAAAATCTTGGTCGGAATTATCCTCTTTAATCTTATCTATTGTTTCTTTAATGTAGCGATCATTAATTCCTTTAGTCATTAAATAGTTTCTAATTTTATTAACCGAACTACCTCTTTGAATTAAGCTTCTAGATTTACTTTCAGAATAGAATTTATCATTAATAAACTTAGTTTTTTCAAGATCTTGTAAAACAACATCTATTAAATCTTTAATATCTTGTTTTTTAATATTTTCTAAATTAGCTTTTAGATACTTCTTTAGAAGATAGGTTCTAA
The nucleotide sequence above comes from Candidatus Pelagibacter giovannonii. Encoded proteins:
- a CDS encoding regulatory protein RecX; amino-acid sequence: MRNKKKTLQVTVEEMRNFSFAYIERYAPSKQQLRTYLLKKYLKANLENIKKQDIKDLIDVVLQDLEKTKFINDKFYSESKSRSLIQRGSSVNKIRNYLMTKGINDRYIKETIDKIKEDNSDQDFFSGIKICKKKRIGPARVEDNRALFYKKDIALLARNGFDFETSKRIMDIDQADYMKIIRLL